The proteins below are encoded in one region of Huiozyma naganishii CBS 8797 chromosome 7, complete genome:
- the SFG1 gene encoding Sfg1p (similar to Saccharomyces cerevisiae SFG1 (YOR315W); ancestral locus Anc_8.791), producing the protein MPDTVLSTPLSKRHCDLLLPSTPNKDTKKGKYLQENLDTFQNATTPSKSFRFARHNPPKKLSFGVKRTQFKPTIIIPLEIPQTGQTHGFIDDSNYDGVLSQRLDSESPTSDLESISPLSEISPLPSLSPNGDELKNFGALRDTSLNWNENADLHHETFKLNEVIHSKLFGPTKPTNESSREACQEESIMNSPPILNKDTAVSATDPSMREPKHRFSKPERPILSLGPGYLNMIVSAGNGSLDDATIYATEINATVSKSENKIPVISNVWERITIPVNNSIKERHKQIKKNQFGEFYDLNEENEGPSVADSEGGDPSLVSTEDDVALIRGFEFKTTSGKQSPCEPKMPKSVKWAEPLTD; encoded by the coding sequence ATGCCCGACACAGTGTTATCCACACCACTGTCCAAAAGACACTGCGATCTGCTTTTACCATCGACACCAAACAAAGATACTAAGAAGGGTAAGTATCTCCAAGAGAACTTGGacactttccaaaatgCAACGACTCCGTCCAAGTCGTTCCGGTTCGCGAGACATAACCCGCCAAAAAAGCTTTCCTTTGGTGTAAAGAGAACGCAATTCAAACCAACGATTATAATTCCTCTGGAAATACCTCAGACAGGGCAGACGCACGGGTTTATTGACGATTCCAACTACGATGGTGTACTGAGTCAGAGATTGGACTCCGAATCACCCACTTCTGATCTGGAGTCTATCAGTCCCCTCAGTGAAATCTCGCCTCTTCCCTCATTGTCACCAAACGGGGAcgaactgaaaaatttcgGCGCTCTGAGGGACACTTCTCTGAATTGGAACGAGAATGCTGATCTTCACCATGAAACTTTCAAGCTGAACGAGGTAATTCACTCTAAATTGTTCGGGCCAACGAAACCTACCAATGAGAGTTCCAGGGAGGCGTGTCAGGAAGAGAGTATCATGAACTCTCCTCCAATACTCAATAAAGACACGGCGGTAAGTGCCACTGACCCATCCATGCGCGAACCAAAACATAGGTTTTCGAAACCTGAGAGGCCGATCCTGTCTCTGGGCCCAGGATACTTGAATATGATCGTCAGTGCCGGTAACGGGTCCCTGGATGACGCCACCATATATGCCACGGAGATCAATGCCACTGTTAGTAAAAGTGAAAATAAGATCCCCGTTATATCGAATGTTTGGGAACGAATAACGATACCTGTCAACAACAGTATTAAGGAGAGGCACAAACAGATAAAGAAGAACCAATTCGGTGAGTTTTACGATCTCAACGAGGAGAACGAGGGCCCGTCCGTGGCGGACAGCGAGGGAGGCGATCCGTCATTGGTTTCCACGGAAGACGATGTGGCGCTGATCAGAGGGTTCGAGTTTAAAACCACATCTGGCAAACAATCACCCTGCGAGCCCAAGATGCCAAAATCGGTGAAGTGGGCCGAACCATTAACTGATTGA